The genome window ACAACAtcgtaaaacataggagcagaatcagaccaTTCGGACCATCacgcctgttccaccattcaattatggcagatttattacccctctcaacctcattctcctgccttctccctgtaacctttgacacccttactgatcaagaaactatcaacctctgctttaaatatacccacagattaCATATATtaaccaccttctggctgaagaaattcctcctcattgctgTTTTAAAAGTTCaaccttgtactctgaggctctGCCTTCTGGTCCGACATTCCCCGGCCATTGGAAACGTGCTCTCCGCATACACACTATCTAggtttttcaatattcagtaagtttcatttaaactccccctcccccaccattcttctaaactccagtgagtgcaggcccagagccatcaaacgcttctcatactttaaccctttcattctaggatcattcttgtgaacttcctatcAACCCTCCCCAGCCTACCTTTGTCCTGACCAGACTCAGCGATGAGATGACAGTGGTGGACAGCAGCTTGGGCAACTTCAGCTACCCGTTCCACAATGAAGCTGCCTTCAGTGTCGATGAACACACTCTCCCCACCTTGGCCGCCAAAGCATTCAGGGATCTGTGCATCCACAACTAGTTGGATACTGTACAACATAGAACAAAGCAGGGAGAGGGAGTTTCAGTAATTTGAGCAATCATACATGGGTTGTTCCCACCACTGTGAACTTCCAGCCCATCTCTGCCTCCTTCAAGATCCTGGCACTGTTGGTCCTTGAATAGAGCAACTTCCAGATTGCTATGCATTGCAAGTAAATGCAAGCTCCATTCCTTTGGACTTCGATTACTAACCTGCCTGCCACTATACAGTTCTCCCCAGCAGGAGTCATCAAAGAGCCACAtaattaaagattagttttatttgtcacttgtacatcaaaacatacagtaaaaagcttcatttgcattaacaactgaTACtgtacaaggatgtgctgggggggggggggggggcagaccataagcgtcaccatgcttctggcgctAACATTGCATGCCTACAatgtagaaggaaaccagagcatctggaggaaatctaagcagtcacagggagaacatacaatttacaatgactaattaacctaccaaccggtatgtctttggactgtggcaaaAAACCAgaacactgggaggaaacccatgcggtcatggggagagtgtataaactccttacaagctGCAATATTTTTCCATGCTGCAGGAGTCTCCGCAATTTGAATGATCTGTACACAAGTTGTCCCTACCACTGCTGGCTTTCCCCCAGGCTCTGCTCCCTGAAGTGTTCTTctacataccttgacactgtcttatccctccttgttcaatctcttccaacctatgttcgtgacacttctcatgctttgaattttttcaatgtttttaagttccctggcccccactgtctttcagctctgtatcacttttgccaatcacctttccagctcttagctttatcccccccccctccagtcttctcctatcatatcccatttccccctccccccactactttcaaatctcttactatctttcctttcggttagtcctgacgaagggtctcggcctgaaacgtcgacagcgcttctcactatagatgctgcctggcctgctgtgttccaccagcattttgtgtgtgttgttgtttgaatttccagcatctgcagatttcctcgtgtttaccctTAAGTGTTGGTTGTTCAATAGAGTGACTTCTAGTTAGCCGATCATTGTGGGTAAACATTCCTTTCGGAACTAGATTACTGCTCTGCCAGCCAACACAGTCTCCCCCGCAGGAGTCACCGAACAGCCACATGAAGCAGAAACCCTTGCTGAAAGTCACCAGCAGCCGAACCAAAAAGCTGGGCTCAAGCAGGTGAAAACAACCACCTTCTACCTGATCTAATTTTGGAATTTGCAAATATTTTGTACAAAAAAAGTGCATGCATATTTTATGTTAATTTTATGTTAAATTTACTTGCGGCATGGTAGCACAGCGCTTTGCACAACACTCTACAGCGCTGCAACGGGTTTCAATTCCTACTGTTATCTAGAAGGAGTTTTCATGTTCTCCCGTGACCATGCGGGGCTCCTCCAGGCACTCCAGCTTCCACCAACATcgcaaagacgtacaggttagcattagtaagttgtggacatgctgtgttggtACTGGAATCGTGATGACATTGTGGTATTtttcccagcacatcctctgagTATGCTGGTCATTAACataaacacatttcactgtatggacGTTTAGATGTACATAAATAAAACTAATatttaaagctaatctttaattcaTGTTCTTCCTGCAAATATATATctgatgtgcctgtgatgttgctgcatacAAGTTGTTCATACATGCCCCTGTGCCTAAATTAACTTgttcatatgacaataaactcgatgCTCCAGATGCCGACACTTTCAGAGCACAGCAAATGTGCCACACGGAGGTGAGGAACAGGTTATTTCAAAATACAACAAGGGCACTGGATATAAATGAATGGACAATTCCTACAAAATGGCACGAGTACCAGCGTGGAGTTACACTGGTGAGGAGCAATTTCCTATAGGACACTGCAATACCACACAGAGTTCCACAAGCGACAAGCAGGTTCGTACCTTAGCTGGGTTTTACCGATACCAGGAGCCCCGCAGATCTCCGTAACCTTGGCTACAGGCACCCCTCCGCCAAGAATTTCATCCAGGGCTGAGCTGAAGGTGATTATGGAGCCCTGAGCGTGCTCCTCCTTCAGCAGTTCCAGGGCCGTGCATTTCCGAAAAGTCGGCAACCCAGCACTCTGCTGGGATTCCTCTCCAGAGCTCTTGCGCCTCACGATCTGTAAGACCTCCAACGCCTCCTCTTTGGAGATGCCCACCTCTAAACAGTAACGATAAGGAACAGAGATTAAAACTCCTAAAAAATATCAGGAAACACTTTTCGCTACCGTTTCGCCAGTACAGTGCGCACAAGAGCAGTTCTctttgtttgcagatgataccgcTCAACTTTCAATCGATTGTCTTATTTGCTCTAGGTGGGTTCATGTAGGAAAACTCGGTGTTTGACTCATTTAGATACAACTCTGTTGCTACACTTCCACTTCGAGTGGATGGCTGCCGATGCGCATGATGATATCATGCTCCCACCCAAAGCAAGAAACGGCCAATGAAAGGTCTTAACCCAAACAGTTacgcacaagaaaatctgcagatgctgaaaatcttcagCAACGAATACAGAACACTGGAGAAGCTCAACCAGTCAGGCGGCGTCTGTGGAGAGGtttgaacagttgacgttttgggccgagacccttcaccgggtCAACGAATAAGGCCCGAACCGTCgattgtttattcttctccataaatgttgcccgacttgctgatcctccagcacttcatgAGTGCAACAGCCTCCATGTTATCCGATCTACTAATGGCTTTCAAGATTTTGTATCTTCTATCAGACTTACAGCATTCTCGCTACGTTGCTTGTTCCTACTCTCGATGATTTCGGTAGAGTGCTCTACCCTTATTGCCGCCCCTGCCCCTGCCCGTGGCGCTTCACGGCCCATACCTTTGCTGAGCTCGGTCGCTCTCACGGCGGCCACGTCCTCAGCGCTCTGAAAGCCGCAGGCAATGAGCTTGGCCCTGAGAGCTGGAGGAAGTGGGAAACTACCCAGGTCCCTCTGCATTTTCAGTGTGTATCGACCGGCAACATCAACACGGCCATATCCGTAGCGATGTCTTCATTGTTCGGCCCATCCTCCCCCTCCGTCCCGGCAGCTTTCCCGCCCGCACGCGGAACCACCTAGCGGCCGTTTATGGGAACGGCGGGTGTTTAAAGGGGCAGCGAGGAGGGAGGTGTGGCTCAACACATTGGCTGCTGCAGTTACGATAGGGTAACTTTATTCCATGATATCACATTTCTACTGTTCAGCCCTTTGCTTTTCCCGCTTTCTCAGGCTTAGAACCTTGCCCTCCACAACCTTCCtgccttcccccctcacctgtttCACCTAGCACCTGTGCCAGGTCTCGTTCCTCTCCCCATccattctggtttctgcccctttCCTTCACAATCCAGATGAAGGGGCCAAGCCCAAAACAtttcctccatggatgctgcctgacctgctgacttcttcctacagtttgtgtgtgttgatccagatttccaacatctgcagtctttttTATGTCTCCTGAGGATCTGGTGTTGCATCTGGAGGGAAATTTATCATCTTGGAGAGACAGGCAATTAATGTTTCAGGGTCTACTACCTTTTTATCAGATGTAGGAAAAGTTAGactaaaacacacaataaattgcagagcaacacacatacttGATCAGAAAAGTACACTggcagacaatagacaataggtgcagaagtagaccattcggcccctcgagtctgcaccgccattctgagatcatggctgatcattcactatcaatacccagtccctgccttgtccccatatcccttgattcccctatccatcagatatctatctagctccttcttgaaaggagTTGGGGGTAAAAGTATacgggtaacatgagggggaatttgtttactcagagagtggtagctgtgtggaatgagcttccagtagaagtggtagaggcaggttgggtattgtcattcaaagtaaaattggatagatatatggacaggaaagggacggagggttatgggctgagtgcgggtcagtgggactaggtgaatgtTTGCGTGTTgtgattgttacatggttatatgatagatttttatgtctttacactgtactgctgtgaTAAAAGACAGAATTTCACACCATAGGCCAGATGTAATAAACCCAATCCCGATAGCCGTATGACATCAAACCTACAGTGTTCCAGAATGAACCCACATCTCGGCCCCTTCTCcggagtgggatctcccagtaccTGCCAGTATCCACAG of Hypanus sabinus isolate sHypSab1 chromosome 6, sHypSab1.hap1, whole genome shotgun sequence contains these proteins:
- the rad51c gene encoding DNA repair protein RAD51 homolog 3 isoform X2; the encoded protein is MQRDLGSFPLPPALRAKLIACGFQSAEDVAAVRATELSKEVGISKEEALEVLQIVRRKSSGEESQQSAGLPTFRKCTALELLKEEHAQGSIITFSSALDEILGGGVPVAKVTEICGAPGIGKTQLSIQLVVDAQIPECFGGQGGESVFIDTEGSFIVERVAEVAQAAVHHCHLIAESGQDKAQREAVEEFSVSSILSRIYYFRCHDYVELLAQAHLLDDFLAEHHKVRIVVIDSIAFPFRHHLEDLSLRTRLLNGLAQQLITMANKHSVAVVLTNQMTTRFGEAQSSLVPALVTWLS